From Cherax quadricarinatus isolate ZL_2023a chromosome 74, ASM3850222v1, whole genome shotgun sequence:
agtgagtttatatatatacattatatacaatattggtctctcaggccccaaattttagtaggaaaagaaaaaaaaattagaaaagaaaagaaaaaactgcaAAAAACGTAAAATAATGCTCGAAAGTGGAAATCGTCGACGTTGCCGCCACccagtcattttgggtcaacttctcggcactgtatcttggtaagtactgatcagaatttttttttttttgttttattaccttcacaaaaatatactctttaattctgtaagaaatttttttttttttttttttaatttcttggatgctggggcaccacttcagattttagccttggaccctgaaagggttaaatagtgATAATTCCCATTAATTAGAGGTGTGCTAATTTTTGCTGGAgagaatttatttttattattttttagttTAATTTGATGTGTGGGTTTTCATGTAATTTCATGTTATGCTTACTCAATGTTCTTTTCCAGACGTATTTTGTGGATCAAACTACCGTGCTGTATCTTCTCAGACACGTTATCTCCAGTACAAAATGAAGCAGCAGTGTTAAAGTGTCTTGGACAACACCTGATATTATAGAAGTAATTTGTGAAACACTCTACCAGGCTGTATCTTTCCTGAGGCTTTACTGCCAATACTTCAGAAATTACCTGCTGTATCTTCCCTAATGCTATTCTTCCAATACTTCAGAAATTACCTGTGCAAGTGTCTTGGACAACACCTGATATCTCAGTGAATTTTAACTTGTTATGTTTGAGTCTATTGTAAAGTGCATAGCAGTTCGTTGAAAAATAGAAATTAATTATAGTTCATAAATTTATGGAAAGTCTGACACAGGAAAACAGGAGAGAAAAAAGACCATAATAATGTTGAGCATGTATGAAATGCTTTAGAATATAAGGTTACCCTTTAAAGCACACTAGAGTATAATCAAAAGATAAACCTTATCATTGTTCATAATCTTTTTACGCAAGATTATCTACAGGAGAGAAACTGTGCTCAGTCTCTGAAACATGTTAACaaaatggaatattttgaaacaatAAATAACAGTGATAAACTATATTGTATATTGCAGAAACTATAATATTTTAGAGTGAAAAGTAGTCTTAAAAATATGAAAGTATATATGTGAGATAAACTTTATGGGTGTGTAGAATGTATAAACTACCATAGTGAAATGGCAACCTTTCAAATCATGCAGATATAtgcaggagataaaccatatcagtgttcacagtgtttgaAGTATTTTAAGCGAAAAGATCACCTTCTGAAACATGTACGAATACATACAGGCattaaaccatatcagtgttcagagtgtctgaaatattTTACAGAGAAAGGCAATTTAGTGAAACATTCACGATTACATACAGGAGCCAAACCGTATCGATGCTCAGTGTGTCTGAAATATTGTAATCAAAAAGGCGACCTTGTGAGGCATATGCTATTACATACAGGTTATAAACCGTATCACTGTTCAGAGTGCTTGAAATATTTCAGCCAAAAAAGTCATCTTAAGAGGCATATGAGAgtgcatacaggagataaaccatatcagtgttcagaatgtctgaaacaTTTTACAGAGAAAAGCAGTCTTGTGATTCATATGCGAGTAcacacaggagataaaccatatcagtgtcccGAGTGTCTGAAATACTTTAGAGAAAAAGGCAATCTTTTGAAGCATATGCGAGTACATAAAGGAGATAAGCCATATCAATGCTCTGAGTGTCTGaaaaaattttgggaaaaaaaCAGTCTTGTGATCCATGTGAGAggacatacaggagataaaccatatcagtgttcagagtgtctgaaacaCTTTTGTACTAAAGGCAGTCTTGTGAGCCATatgcgagtacatacaggagataaaccatttaACTGTTCAGAGTGCCAGAAAAATTTTAGTACAAAAGGCACTCTTGTGACCCATATGCGTGTACATttaggagataaaccatatcagtgttcagagtgtttaaaataTTTTCGGGTaaaaggcagtcttgtgaggCATATGCGAgtgcatacaggagataaaccataccaGTGTTCACAGTGTCTGAAATATTTTAGAGAAAAAAGTAGTCTTGTAAACCATATGCGAGTACACACAGGTGAAAAGCCATATGAATGTTCCGAGTGTCTGAAATATTTCAGTAAAAAAGCCAATGTTGTGAAGCACatgcgagtacatacaggagataaaccttataaatgttcagagtgtctgaaatattTTAGGGTAAAAAGCAGTCTTGTGCGGCACATGAGAGTACATactggagataaaccatatcagtgttcagagtgtttaaaataTTTTAGGGTAAAAAGTAGTCTTGTTAACCATATGAGAGTACACACAGGAGAaaagccatatcagtgttcagaatgtttgaAATATTTTAGGGAAAAAAGCAGTCTCGTTAAGCATATGAGGGTACATACAGGAGGTAAATCATATCAATGTCCCGAGTGTCCGAAATATTTTAAAGATAAAGGGATGCTTTTGAATCATATGGAAACACATGCAGAAGCTAAACTGTAAAATTTTATTGAGAGAATTCTGTACTTAGAGTAAACTCTCAACAAAACGGACTAAAAATCTGGCACAACAGTGCTCGCCAAGTCCGCTCAGTGGGGTGTCCAGTCAAAttagcagtgctgctgctgcatcaaaTGACAGTTTGGTCGGGTTATACCACTGATAAAGTGGATGAAGTCCACGTCATCACAAATTTGTCCAATCCAGGCTTCATCCAGGACCTGTTCATATTTGTTGCCCCAGTGCAAGAGAAGTTACTGGCCTGCCCCATGTTAGTTTGTTTTAGCATTTGTGAGTGCTCGTTCATTATCTTGGAAAGAAAAGCCAATATtgaatgaaaaaatatgtctATATTTGTTAATAGTTAAAAACAGAAGAGgggagttagaggtattgagtagatggcaagaatattttgaagagctgttaaatgttgatgaagaaagggaggcagtgatttcatgcattggccagggagatATATAACATCCTATAGGAGTAAGGAATAGCCAGAtgtgagagtggtggaggtgtgtgaggcagtgggtaaaatgaaaaggAGTACAGCAGCTAGGGATTGATgagatcaagacagaaatgttaaaagcaggtttatacttttttcttggagtggtttatacttttgttcaataaatgtatgaaagagggaaaggtaccctagggattagcagagggCTTGCATAGTTCCTTTCTATAAAGGACATTTTGgcaataccaggtaaagtgtaatTAAGAGCTTGACAGCGAGCCGGATCACAGATCAACAAGGAGTCTTTAGGAAGGGTGggagatgtgtagaccaagtgtttatattgaagcagATAAGGGAACAGTATTTTGATAAAGGTAaataagttttcattgcattcatAGATTTGGAATAGGTATATAATAggatggatagggaagcaatgtagcagatgtcaCAGTGCATGGAGTAGGTGGTAGGTttctgaaagcagttaagagtttttatgaagatagtgaagctcatgttagtgtatgtaggagaGAGTGAGATTATTTTTCCAGttaaagtaggctttagacagggTTGTATGAGGCCTCCATGGTtgcttaacatatttatagatgggattgtgaAAGAGGTGAATGTTAGGATGTTGTGAAATTAAAATTTGCAGATtctaatacaaaatgggagttgtcaaagTTGCTTTTCTCTGATGATACTGggtttgagagattctgaagagaagatgcAAAAGTTGGTTAACAAAATTGAGATGGCATGTAAAAGGAATTAAAAGTAAACATAATAAAGAAAAGGTGATGAGGGTGACAAATAATTTAGGTAATGATAGAGTGGATATTAGATTGaaaggaggaagtgaatgtgttcagatatttgggagtggacttgtcagcagatgggtctgtgaaagacaaGAAGaactatagaattgatgagggacaaAAGGTGGGTGACGCATTGAGGCATCTTTGGAGATGAAGCCTCTTTATAGGGGGTTCCTtgctgtggtgaagaggctcttgatctaaggaattggatcttttattcttcctcagaccaaacatAGATGCTCCTTCACTCCATCTTTCCCATCTCACCTTTGCCCATCACTTCCCTTTTCTTCCTTTCCTTTGGGGATCTCCCTCACAAATTATGGCTCTTAGGTCGAGGAAATTGTGTCATTGTCCGTCCATTCCATTGAGATACAGTGGACCTCCACCTTATGATACTAATCcgctcctgagagctcatcatatgcCGAAATTAtcataaggcgaattaattttccccataagaaataatggaaatcaaattaatccatgcaagacaccccaaagcatgaaaaaaatttttttaccacatgaaatattaattttaagacacacaaactgaagaagacatacacagttaatactctactaagaatataatacaaatcacgtaaggcgagtttttaagcgtgaggcgaggcaaaatttttgcattaaaatgtattgtatggcggatttaacgtaacacaATGCCAtagtaaggcgggggtccactgtgctcggtggtggtggtgtttgtcatGGAATCTGGACCACCTCAGGATGTGTTGATCCCCACCCTCTGGAATTCTGGAGGGTGGCTTTAGGTGTCTTTATCTTTGGggtctgtttgtctgtcagttCCTGCAGATGATAGCCAAACAGGATATGCCTTGTGGCGGGCTTCTGACCACCCTCTCTCTTGTCTGTTGAGGTGGCTCTGTGGATGTGAGGTTATCCTGAATTACAGTGGTCACTCAATAATCGTCCAGCTCGATAGTcatccttttcggaaatcgtcgcGTTATTCTCGTCCAAGCATTGGCTTGCAAATGGTCGGTTtactcgctaatcgtccttcgtccgGGACATGACTCACACTCTGAGCCGCCTCAGCCtctcttcccagccagtgtgccattgtttaccagtgagcgacggtcccctcacttgttcatacgaaatatttcataatattcaattcgttttagtgcttgctccaaagaaagcttctagtgccagtcctttggtaaagaatgtgagaaacacatataatttatgaaaaagtttgtagaaaaatacaaaggtggtggtggtggtagagtggaagcagttgtgatagtggttgatggtggtagagggtggtggtgatggtggtagaaggaagtagtgatggtggtaacagttgtaatagtggtagaaggtggtagtgatggtggtagcaattgtaatagtggtagaaggtggtagtgatggtagtagcagttgtaatagtggtagaaggtggtagtgatggtggtagagggtgccttctttagtgattcagcgattctaccgcTCCTCCAatattgttggagttatatagagctacagaaaacaccgccgcctcagctgctgcttcaccaccattatggacggcttactctcagtggcccttatatacccaacaacaacacaacacctctcgtgacatacgtaatgacttattttattcattcttgaCTATATtccag
This genomic window contains:
- the LOC128700116 gene encoding zinc finger protein 84-like — protein: MATFQIMQIYAGDKPYQCSQCLKYFKRKDHLLKHVRIHTGIKPYQCSECLKYFTEKGNLVKHSRLHTGAKPYRCSVCLKYCNQKGDLVRHMLLHTGYKPYHCSECLKYFSQKSHLKRHMRVHTGDKPYQCSECLKHFTEKSSLVIHMRVHTGDKPYQCPECLKYFREKGNLLKHMRVHKGDKPYQCSECLKKFWEKNSLVIHVRGHTGDKPYQCSECLKHFCTKGSLVSHMRVHTGDKPFNCSECQKNFSTKGTLVTHMRVHLGDKPYQCSECLKYFRVKGSLVRHMRVHTGDKPYQCSQCLKYFREKSSLVNHMRVHTGEKPYECSECLKYFSKKANVVKHMRVHTGDKPYKCSECLKYFRVKSSLVRHMRVHTGDKPYQCSECLKYFRVKSSLVNHMRVHTGEKPYQCSECLKYFREKSSLVKHMRVHTGGKSYQCPECPKYFKDKGMLLNHMETHAEAKL